One Streptomyces sp. P9-A2 DNA window includes the following coding sequences:
- a CDS encoding DUF1152 domain-containing protein, translating into MTRLIVAAGGGGDAVAASMLHAAFYGAEDQAVILTYAWDRLLIDPLPGPRGADSFTGLEPITQSVWSVPAEAQPIAPAGSTLPRLAAELPHTLALLDPHHGVEGITRQLEELVSHLAPASIDLLDVGGDILAQGDEPTLKSPLADALTLAACCQVNAPIRLLVAGPGLDGEIPPDDLRPLLGTLVHTFTAEDVEAIGSILEWHPSEATAMLAATARGARGICEVRDAGLPVSLTDEGPTVHEVDLDDAVSRNSLARAIMTTATLDQAEAYSREICGFSEIDYERNKASWLTERPPTELDPDDALSRLDQFQSEARTRGVTHTTFRHITEALNLSGSYRDALRQLLISNRPEQYAAPLWRITSDD; encoded by the coding sequence ATGACGCGGTTGATCGTCGCAGCAGGAGGAGGGGGCGACGCAGTCGCCGCCTCCATGCTTCACGCCGCCTTCTACGGCGCCGAGGACCAGGCGGTGATCCTCACGTACGCATGGGACCGCCTCCTGATCGACCCGCTCCCGGGACCGCGAGGAGCCGACAGCTTCACAGGGCTCGAGCCCATCACTCAGTCCGTCTGGTCGGTGCCGGCCGAGGCCCAACCGATCGCCCCGGCGGGCTCCACACTCCCCCGCCTCGCGGCAGAGCTCCCGCACACGCTGGCCCTGCTCGACCCTCACCACGGCGTCGAGGGCATCACCCGCCAACTCGAAGAGCTGGTGTCCCACCTCGCACCGGCATCGATCGATCTGCTCGACGTCGGCGGCGACATCCTCGCCCAGGGCGACGAACCCACCCTCAAAAGCCCACTCGCCGACGCCCTCACCCTCGCCGCCTGCTGCCAGGTCAACGCCCCGATCCGGCTCCTGGTCGCAGGCCCCGGGCTGGACGGCGAAATCCCTCCCGACGATCTGCGCCCCCTGCTCGGCACCCTCGTCCATACCTTCACGGCCGAGGACGTGGAGGCGATCGGCAGCATCCTGGAGTGGCACCCCTCGGAGGCCACCGCCATGCTCGCCGCAACAGCCCGAGGAGCCCGCGGCATCTGCGAGGTGCGCGACGCCGGCCTTCCCGTCTCCCTCACCGACGAAGGACCCACGGTCCACGAGGTCGACCTGGACGACGCGGTGAGCCGCAACAGCCTGGCCCGCGCCATCATGACGACCGCCACCCTGGATCAGGCCGAGGCATACAGCCGCGAGATCTGCGGCTTCTCGGAAATCGACTACGAACGCAACAAGGCATCCTGGCTCACTGAGCGGCCACCGACGGAGCTGGACCCCGACGACGCGCTGTCTCGGCTCGACCAGTTCCAGAGCGAGGCCCGAACCCGCGGAGTCACCCACACGACGTTCCGCCACATCACCGAGGCCCTGAACCTCAGTGGCTCTTACAGGGACGCCCTACGCCAACTGCTCATCAGCAACCGTCCGGAGCAGTACGCAGCTCCCTTGTGGCGCATCACATCCGACGACTGA
- a CDS encoding ATP-binding protein — protein MAYTIDRHPCEDSPRLGAMTLHPEPESVPRARRWFRKFIAPYNPACSVDDCTLMISELVTNAIRYGRSDDPWLVRVEWYREETSLRVDVHNPGFPANVRLRHPDANEAHGRGLLLVDSIADSWHSGPSCLGGTVVSFVVADAWPA, from the coding sequence ATGGCCTACACGATCGACCGTCACCCCTGCGAGGACTCACCTCGGCTCGGAGCGATGACCTTGCATCCGGAGCCCGAGTCCGTACCCCGCGCCCGGCGCTGGTTCCGGAAGTTCATCGCTCCCTACAACCCGGCCTGCTCGGTCGACGACTGCACACTGATGATCTCGGAGCTGGTGACCAACGCCATCCGCTACGGGAGGTCGGATGACCCCTGGCTGGTGCGGGTCGAGTGGTACCGCGAGGAAACCTCGCTCCGCGTCGACGTGCACAACCCGGGATTCCCGGCGAACGTACGGCTGCGGCACCCGGACGCCAACGAAGCTCACGGGCGGGGACTGCTCCTGGTCGATTCCATCGCCGACTCCTGGCACTCCGGGCCCAGCTGCCTCGGCGGAACGGTCGTCTCCTTCGTGGTCGCTGATGCCTGGCCGGCGTGA
- a CDS encoding IS3 family transposase (programmed frameshift) — protein MVAEVRGDYSNETAALQAVTEKLGIGSRETLRNWVKQHEIDTGTRPGTTTEESAQLKALKKENAELKRANEILKAAAKFLRGRARPATHTLVAFIDEHRDRFGGVEPICRTLTEHDCKIALSTYYAHKKRLKTPSARSVRDEELMERIQEVYASNYRVYGARKIWRELNRQGHAVARCTVERLMRELGITGAVRGKKVVTTITDPAAERAPDLLDRDFVATAPNRCWVADFTHVATWSGVVYVAFVVDTFSRRIVGWSASTTKETRLVLDALEMALWQRGRDGFPHQQGELIHHSDAGSQYTSFALAEHLDRAGIAASIGSVGDAYDNALMESTIGLFKTELVKPGRPWTTLSQVELATAEWVDWYCHRRLHGEIGHVPPVEYEAAYYLTAAKPQVITTN, from the exons ATGGTCGCTGAGGTACGGGGCGACTACTCGAATGAGACGGCCGCTTTGCAGGCGGTGACCGAGAAGCTGGGCATCGGCTCACGGGAGACGCTGCGGAACTGGGTGAAGCAGCACGAGATCGACACCGGGACGCGTCCGGGGACGACGACGGAGGAATCCGCCCAGCTCAAGGCGCTGAAGAAGGAGAACGCCGAGCTGAAGCGGGCCAACGAGATCCTGAAGGCCGCGGCCA AGTTTCTTCGCGGCCGAGCTCGACCGGCCACACACACGCTCGTAGCCTTCATCGACGAGCACCGGGACCGCTTCGGCGGCGTCGAGCCGATCTGCAGAACCCTCACCGAACACGACTGCAAGATCGCCCTGTCCACCTACTACGCCCACAAGAAGCGCCTCAAGACGCCCTCCGCCCGTTCCGTGCGCGACGAGGAACTCATGGAGCGGATCCAAGAGGTCTACGCGTCCAACTACCGCGTGTACGGGGCCCGGAAGATCTGGCGGGAGCTGAACCGGCAAGGTCATGCCGTAGCACGCTGCACCGTCGAGCGGCTCATGCGCGAGCTCGGCATCACCGGCGCCGTCCGCGGTAAGAAGGTGGTCACGACGATCACCGATCCGGCCGCCGAGCGGGCCCCGGACCTGCTCGACCGCGACTTCGTCGCCACAGCCCCCAACAGGTGCTGGGTCGCCGACTTCACCCACGTCGCGACCTGGAGCGGCGTCGTCTACGTCGCGTTCGTCGTGGACACCTTCTCCCGCAGGATCGTCGGCTGGTCCGCCTCCACCACCAAGGAGACCCGGCTCGTCCTGGACGCCCTGGAAATGGCTCTATGGCAACGCGGCCGGGACGGATTCCCGCACCAGCAGGGCGAGTTGATACATCACAGCGACGCGGGGTCGCAATACACATCGTTCGCGCTCGCGGAGCATCTCGACCGGGCCGGCATTGCGGCATCGATCGGCTCGGTCGGTGACGCCTATGACAACGCCCTGATGGAAAGCACGATCGGCCTGTTCAAGACCGAGCTGGTCAAGCCCGGCCGCCCCTGGACAACGCTCTCCCAGGTCGAACTCGCCACCGCCGAGTGGGTCGACTGGTACTGCCACCGCCGACTCCACGGTGAGATCGGCCACGTCCCACCCGTCGAATACGAGGCCGCTTACTACCTCACAGCCGCAAAACCACAGGTCATCACCACAAACTGA
- a CDS encoding GntR family transcriptional regulator, protein MPQIEEAQPKYLQIAHYIRDQILRGDLRPGDEVPSERQLAADWKVSRPTAARSLEALSHQGLVEKRQGSGTYVRSLEVNRRARELYGRARQTGKIYTPGEYAVITSAGWLEAPEHVAEALGLVKDRRAVHRRRVTNNQDGPINLSTSWFAADIGQRAPKLTDPERIQEGTLMYVERMTGRQGSYAEDRMCARAATDEEAADLRLEPGSAVLIVHHVVFDLQDRPLEFAEATYPPHRWAFEQGYPLT, encoded by the coding sequence ATGCCTCAGATCGAAGAGGCTCAGCCGAAGTATCTCCAGATCGCCCACTACATCCGCGACCAGATCCTCCGGGGCGACCTGCGACCGGGGGACGAGGTCCCCTCGGAACGGCAGCTCGCCGCGGACTGGAAGGTGTCCCGACCCACGGCCGCGCGATCGCTGGAGGCGCTGAGCCATCAGGGCCTGGTCGAGAAGCGCCAAGGCTCAGGAACGTACGTGCGCAGCCTCGAAGTAAACCGGCGTGCACGCGAGTTGTACGGGCGCGCCCGGCAGACCGGGAAGATTTACACGCCCGGGGAGTACGCGGTGATCACTTCGGCCGGGTGGCTGGAGGCTCCGGAACATGTCGCCGAGGCCCTGGGTCTGGTGAAGGACCGCCGAGCCGTGCACCGCCGGCGCGTGACCAACAACCAGGACGGCCCGATCAACCTGTCCACCTCGTGGTTCGCTGCGGACATCGGCCAGCGCGCGCCCAAGCTCACGGACCCCGAGCGGATCCAGGAGGGGACGCTCATGTACGTCGAGCGGATGACTGGACGTCAAGGCAGTTATGCCGAGGACCGTATGTGTGCTCGGGCCGCCACGGACGAGGAGGCGGCCGACCTGCGGTTGGAGCCGGGATCCGCAGTTCTCATCGTCCATCACGTCGTCTTCGACCTCCAGGACCGCCCTCTGGAGTTCGCCGAAGCCACCTATCCGCCGCACCGCTGGGCGTTCGAGCAGGGCTACCCGCTCACCTGA
- a CDS encoding IS30 family transposase yields the protein MRSPGRPPIRREVERAFWVKIAEGMASEDAAVTCGVSPVVGSRWFRERGGMPSIQLSPPSGRYLSFAEREEIALLNAQDVGVREIARRLGRDPSTVSRELRRNAATRGGQLTYRASIAQWKAELMARRPKTPKLVANERLREYVQDRLAGEVRRPDGTPVAGPQTPRWKGRNKPRRQDRRWATAWSPEQIAHRLKADFPDDESMRISHEAIYQALYVQGRGALKRELVACLRTGRALRVPRSRSRRRAGGHVTPEVMISQRPAEAEDRAVPGHWEGDLIIGTGKSAIGTLVERTTRFTMLLHLPRMEGFGIEPRVKNGPALAGLGAEAVRDAIAATITTLPEQLRRSLTWDRGKELAQHAQLRFGTGLQVYFADPHSPWQRGTNENTNGLLRQYFPKGTDLSRWDPEDLQAVALALNSRPRKTLGWKTPAEALNGHLLSIQEAGVATTG from the coding sequence ATGCGTTCGCCGGGGCGGCCTCCGATCCGTCGGGAAGTGGAGCGGGCGTTCTGGGTGAAGATCGCCGAGGGGATGGCCAGCGAGGACGCTGCCGTCACGTGCGGCGTATCCCCGGTAGTGGGATCCCGGTGGTTCCGTGAGCGTGGCGGCATGCCGTCGATCCAGCTCAGCCCGCCATCAGGCCGGTACCTGTCCTTCGCGGAACGCGAGGAGATCGCGCTGCTCAACGCCCAGGACGTGGGCGTGCGCGAGATCGCACGCCGGCTGGGCAGGGATCCGTCGACCGTCTCGCGGGAACTGCGGCGCAACGCGGCCACCCGCGGCGGACAGCTCACCTACCGGGCCTCGATCGCGCAGTGGAAGGCGGAGCTGATGGCGCGGCGTCCCAAGACGCCGAAGCTGGTGGCCAATGAGCGGCTGCGTGAGTATGTGCAGGACCGGCTCGCCGGAGAGGTCCGGCGTCCGGACGGGACGCCGGTGGCCGGGCCGCAGACGCCGCGGTGGAAAGGACGCAACAAGCCCCGGCGTCAGGACCGGCGGTGGGCGACGGCGTGGAGTCCGGAGCAGATCGCCCACCGGCTCAAGGCGGACTTCCCCGATGATGAGTCCATGCGTATCTCGCACGAGGCGATCTACCAGGCCCTCTACGTCCAGGGACGCGGGGCGCTCAAGCGCGAGCTGGTCGCCTGCCTGCGCACCGGCCGTGCGCTGCGGGTTCCCCGCTCCCGCTCCCGACGGCGGGCGGGCGGGCACGTCACGCCCGAGGTGATGATCAGTCAGCGGCCGGCCGAAGCTGAAGACCGTGCGGTCCCAGGGCACTGGGAGGGAGACTTGATCATCGGCACCGGCAAGTCCGCGATCGGCACGCTGGTGGAACGCACGACGCGGTTCACGATGCTTCTGCATCTGCCCCGGATGGAAGGCTTCGGTATCGAGCCGCGGGTGAAGAACGGGCCGGCGCTGGCAGGCCTGGGCGCCGAGGCCGTCAGGGACGCGATCGCCGCCACGATTACCACGCTGCCCGAGCAGCTGCGTCGCTCATTGACCTGGGACCGTGGCAAGGAGCTGGCTCAGCATGCCCAACTCCGCTTCGGCACAGGGTTGCAGGTCTACTTCGCCGACCCGCACAGCCCCTGGCAGCGAGGCACGAACGAGAACACCAACGGGCTGCTGCGACAGTACTTTCCCAAGGGCACCGACCTGTCGCGATGGGATCCCGAAGATCTCCAGGCTGTTGCTCTCGCACTCAACAGCAGGCCCCGCAAGACCCTCGGTTGGAAGACACCCGCCGAAGCCCTCAACGGGCATCTACTATCGATTCAGGAAGCCGGTGTTGCAACGACCGGTTGA
- a CDS encoding S8 family peptidase, translating into MSDTPHDAHCGQTLGLRNRPKQYLVAPLPERLLPAGFTPVESGVLFDQLQQDPEVNVHDCIVPAEHPSLEGTPQFPEVAVVEMPSHRAAAMDRDPQLHIEPNHHLRVASPYPVADTQAATQPYAGDPVRRRSNPGVQLAAASPTQVPFVVSASDGGTLADAMIIVLSGEGTFRATTGPDGRAVVTLTMHDPATVNGVYVKPAGDYWERWIARPKLSTDSDNVIVLHPLSETFPGFPQRQVCGWGLSAMGLDRIPPTYRGQGIKIAIIDSGTATSHPELHDRVTAGINLVGDDATQWSVDVVGHGTHCAGVIGAADNGIGVLGIAVEAELHACRIFPGGQYSEIIKALDYCIQNEIDVVNLSLGGDQPSAFVAQKIEQARQAGIACIVAAGNSSGPVSFPGQLPSVLTVAAIGRLGQFPPDTYHATQVWGQPDAQGYFSAVFTSHGPEVDVCAPGVAIVSTVPARNYEAMDGTSMATPHVAGLAALVLAHHPDFRDGYSRRDANRVNRLFQLIRASCTPLDFGDPGRTGAGLPDAMRALGLVTSPETTAATPELAQLREAMRMAGLLPTVPGATADPLEQLRQLLRAAGLLPTP; encoded by the coding sequence ATGTCCGACACACCACACGATGCCCACTGCGGCCAAACCCTAGGGCTCCGCAACCGGCCGAAGCAGTACCTGGTCGCTCCGCTCCCGGAACGTCTGCTGCCTGCCGGGTTCACGCCCGTGGAAAGCGGCGTCCTGTTCGACCAGTTGCAGCAGGATCCAGAAGTGAACGTGCACGACTGCATCGTTCCGGCCGAGCATCCTTCCCTGGAGGGCACGCCTCAGTTCCCCGAGGTGGCTGTCGTGGAAATGCCGTCGCACCGTGCAGCGGCCATGGACCGGGACCCCCAGCTGCACATCGAACCGAACCATCACCTCCGAGTGGCCTCTCCGTATCCGGTGGCCGACACGCAGGCGGCCACGCAGCCGTACGCCGGAGATCCTGTGCGTCGCCGCTCCAACCCCGGTGTGCAGTTGGCCGCGGCCTCGCCGACCCAGGTGCCCTTCGTGGTCTCGGCCAGTGATGGCGGCACGCTCGCAGATGCCATGATCATCGTGCTGAGCGGCGAGGGGACCTTTCGGGCGACCACCGGTCCGGACGGGCGGGCGGTGGTGACACTGACCATGCATGATCCGGCCACCGTGAACGGTGTCTATGTCAAACCCGCCGGCGACTACTGGGAACGCTGGATCGCCCGTCCCAAGCTCTCCACCGACTCCGACAACGTGATCGTCCTGCACCCCCTGAGCGAGACCTTCCCCGGGTTTCCCCAGCGCCAGGTCTGCGGCTGGGGCTTGTCGGCGATGGGGCTGGACCGCATCCCGCCCACCTACCGCGGGCAGGGCATCAAGATCGCTATCATCGACTCCGGGACTGCGACGTCCCACCCCGAGCTGCACGATCGTGTCACCGCGGGCATCAACCTTGTCGGTGACGACGCCACGCAGTGGTCGGTGGATGTCGTCGGCCACGGGACGCACTGCGCCGGTGTGATCGGCGCCGCCGACAACGGGATCGGGGTGCTCGGCATCGCCGTCGAAGCCGAGCTGCACGCCTGCCGGATCTTTCCTGGCGGCCAGTACAGCGAGATCATCAAAGCCCTCGACTACTGCATCCAGAACGAGATCGATGTCGTCAACCTCAGTCTCGGCGGCGACCAACCCTCCGCCTTCGTCGCCCAGAAGATCGAGCAGGCCCGCCAGGCCGGGATCGCCTGCATCGTGGCCGCGGGCAACTCCAGTGGCCCAGTGTCTTTCCCTGGACAGCTTCCGTCCGTCCTCACCGTCGCCGCGATCGGCAGGCTCGGCCAGTTTCCGCCCGACACCTACCACGCCACACAGGTCTGGGGTCAACCGGACGCGCAAGGCTACTTCTCCGCTGTCTTCACCTCCCACGGCCCCGAGGTCGATGTGTGCGCTCCAGGGGTGGCGATTGTGTCGACGGTCCCGGCCCGTAACTACGAGGCGATGGACGGCACCTCCATGGCCACCCCGCACGTCGCCGGCCTGGCCGCACTGGTACTCGCCCACCACCCCGACTTCCGCGACGGCTACAGCAGGCGAGACGCCAACCGCGTCAACCGCCTGTTCCAACTCATCCGCGCCTCCTGTACGCCGCTGGACTTCGGCGACCCCGGTCGCACCGGAGCCGGCCTGCCCGACGCCATGCGGGCACTCGGCCTGGTGACTTCACCGGAGACCACTGCTGCCACGCCGGAACTCGCCCAGTTGCGCGAAGCCATGCGCATGGCCGGCCTGCTCCCGACAGTTCCAGGAGCGACCGCGGACCCCCTTGAACAACTGCGTCAACTGCTGAGAGCCGCAGGGCTGCTTCCCACCCCGTGA
- a CDS encoding tachylectin-related carbohydrate-binding protein — protein sequence MGFTQLASGDIGIIYGIHNDGRLLFYKDESRDGSNAADGSTGWSRNTGHQIGQHFEGARLLTGSGDGTLYVVHQDGRLLFYKDESRDGSNAADGSTGWSRNTGHQIGQHFEGARLLTGSGDGTLYVVHQDGRLLFYKDESRDGSNAADGSTGWSRNTGHQIGQHFEGARLLTGSGDGTLYVVHQDGRLLFYKDESRDGSNAADGSTGWSRNTGHQIGQHFEAIKQIVGGGDGVLYAVHQDGRLLFFKDDFRDGSNAPDGSTGWSKGSGNQVGQGWA from the coding sequence ATGGGCTTTACTCAACTCGCTTCGGGTGACATCGGAATTATCTATGGCATACATAACGATGGGCGTCTGCTGTTCTACAAGGACGAGTCGCGTGACGGAAGCAACGCAGCCGACGGGTCGACTGGATGGTCTCGCAACACCGGCCACCAAATCGGCCAGCACTTCGAAGGTGCCAGGCTGCTCACCGGCAGTGGCGACGGAACCCTGTACGTGGTGCACCAGGACGGGCGTCTGCTGTTCTACAAGGACGAGTCGCGTGACGGAAGCAACGCAGCCGACGGGTCGACTGGATGGTCTCGCAACACCGGCCACCAAATCGGCCAGCACTTCGAAGGTGCCAGGCTGCTCACCGGCAGTGGCGACGGAACCCTGTACGTGGTGCACCAGGACGGGCGTCTGCTGTTCTACAAGGACGAGTCGCGTGACGGAAGCAACGCAGCCGACGGGTCGACTGGATGGTCTCGCAACACCGGCCACCAAATCGGCCAGCACTTCGAAGGTGCCAGGCTGCTCACCGGCAGTGGCGACGGAACCCTGTACGTGGTGCACCAGGACGGGCGTCTGCTGTTCTACAAGGACGAGTCGCGTGACGGAAGCAACGCAGCCGACGGGTCGACTGGATGGTCTCGCAACACCGGCCACCAAATCGGCCAGCACTTCGAAGCGATCAAGCAAATCGTTGGCGGCGGAGACGGAGTTCTCTACGCCGTGCACCAGGACGGGCGCCTGCTGTTCTTCAAGGACGATTTCCGCGACGGGAGTAACGCACCCGACGGCTCAACAGGATGGTCGAAGGGCTCAGGAAACCAGGTTGGACAAGGTTGGGCTTAA
- a CDS encoding IS1182 family transposase: protein MQIARASNPDGTTAIWVRDRLDGLWRDEDFADWYPRDGRPGLSPAQLATVCVLQFLLGLSDRQAAEAVRCRIDFKYAMAMELDDSGFHHSVLADFRDRLTEGDRADHLLDLVLARLKESGLVRERTTQRTDSTHVLAAVRDLTRLELITEAVRAALEEVAGTSPHLLDELVDEDWARRYGRPVRLGKNPTKPQTRILATGNDAVRLLEHLYQHGSDRTSGPRVQALRQIMVQNYHRDTAGRLRWRTAETEGGPGLPPSSQAIVSPYDTSARYARHGHIISWKGFSAHLTETCAPDGPNVITDVATTAATTHDSKVLPGIHTRLHRRGLLPAEHLVDSGYTSLVHLDQATRQHQVTVTGPLPGNPTRQHRRGEGFGRDDFHIDYDRRQVTCPQGQVSQGWHGPYPTSSPTAAPLIVAKFAKSQCHPCPVRARCTSSRDGSRNVGFPPRKLRDLQVRVRDEQQTPEWKTRYAVRSGVEGTVNEFAHGHGMRRCRYRGQEKAHVQHVLTAIAVNIERLSRLPPTTQAPPSRQPTAFQNYLDQHKIPRPKSWRKLGS from the coding sequence GTGCAGATCGCGCGGGCGAGCAACCCGGACGGCACGACGGCAATATGGGTGCGGGACCGCCTCGACGGGCTGTGGCGCGACGAGGACTTCGCCGACTGGTACCCGCGTGACGGGCGTCCGGGCCTCTCGCCCGCTCAACTGGCCACTGTCTGCGTGCTGCAGTTCCTGCTCGGCCTGTCGGACCGGCAGGCTGCCGAGGCGGTGCGCTGCCGCATCGACTTCAAGTACGCGATGGCCATGGAGCTGGACGACTCCGGCTTCCACCACAGCGTGCTGGCCGACTTCCGCGACCGCCTCACCGAAGGCGACCGAGCTGACCACCTCCTCGACCTCGTACTTGCCCGTCTCAAGGAGTCCGGCCTGGTGCGCGAGCGCACCACACAGCGCACCGACTCCACCCACGTCCTGGCCGCGGTGCGCGACCTGACCCGCCTGGAACTGATCACCGAGGCGGTACGCGCCGCACTGGAAGAAGTCGCCGGCACCTCTCCTCACCTGCTGGACGAACTGGTCGACGAGGACTGGGCACGCCGCTACGGCCGACCGGTCCGCCTGGGCAAGAACCCCACCAAGCCCCAGACCAGGATCCTCGCCACCGGAAACGACGCCGTCCGGCTCCTGGAACACCTCTACCAGCACGGTTCAGACCGCACATCCGGCCCCCGTGTCCAGGCCCTGCGCCAGATCATGGTGCAGAACTACCACCGCGACACCGCAGGCCGCCTGCGCTGGCGCACCGCCGAGACGGAAGGCGGGCCCGGACTGCCGCCCTCATCCCAGGCGATCGTCTCTCCCTACGACACCTCGGCCCGCTACGCACGCCACGGACACATCATCAGCTGGAAGGGGTTCTCCGCTCACCTGACCGAGACCTGCGCCCCCGACGGCCCCAACGTGATCACGGACGTGGCCACCACTGCGGCCACCACGCACGACAGTAAAGTCTTGCCCGGCATCCACACCCGCCTGCACCGCCGCGGCCTGCTGCCCGCCGAGCACTTGGTCGACAGCGGCTACACCTCCCTGGTCCACCTGGACCAGGCCACCCGACAACATCAGGTCACCGTCACCGGACCGCTGCCCGGCAACCCCACCCGCCAGCACCGCCGAGGCGAGGGCTTCGGCCGGGACGACTTCCACATCGACTACGACCGCCGGCAAGTCACCTGCCCCCAGGGCCAGGTCAGCCAGGGCTGGCACGGCCCCTACCCGACCTCCTCACCCACCGCGGCCCCGCTGATCGTGGCGAAGTTCGCCAAGAGCCAGTGCCACCCTTGCCCCGTCCGCGCCCGGTGCACCAGCTCGCGCGACGGCTCACGGAACGTCGGCTTTCCGCCGCGCAAGCTCCGTGACCTCCAAGTCCGCGTCCGGGACGAGCAGCAGACGCCTGAATGGAAGACCCGCTACGCGGTCCGCTCCGGAGTAGAGGGCACGGTCAACGAGTTCGCCCACGGTCACGGCATGCGCCGCTGCCGCTACCGCGGCCAAGAGAAAGCCCACGTCCAGCACGTCCTGACTGCCATCGCCGTCAACATCGAGCGCCTCAGCAGACTGCCACCGACCACGCAAGCGCCCCCGTCCCGCCAGCCGACCGCCTTCCAAAACTACCTCGACCAGCACAAAATCCCCCGGCCGAAGTCCTGGCGAAAACTCGGCAGTTAA